Proteins found in one Microbacterium sp. LWS13-1.2 genomic segment:
- a CDS encoding gamma carbonic anhydrase family protein has translation MRFEHLGAQPRIHPDAVVAATAVISGDVEIGADCQILHGAVITAEGGAITLGENVIVMENALIRATATNPVHISDHVLVGPMASVSGAVVEEEVFLATGTRVFNGARLGARSEVRINAVVHLRTTLPPETTVPIGWVAVGDPVQILPPDRHEEIWAAQRELDFPGYVFGLDRDTPDLMVQLTERYGRSLARHVDDRRLD, from the coding sequence ATGCGTTTCGAGCACCTCGGGGCCCAGCCCCGCATCCACCCCGACGCTGTCGTCGCGGCGACCGCGGTGATCAGCGGCGACGTCGAGATCGGCGCCGACTGCCAGATCCTGCACGGCGCGGTGATCACCGCCGAAGGCGGCGCGATCACGCTGGGCGAGAACGTCATCGTGATGGAGAACGCCCTCATCCGGGCGACGGCCACGAACCCGGTGCACATCTCAGACCACGTGCTCGTCGGGCCGATGGCCAGCGTCTCGGGCGCCGTCGTCGAGGAGGAGGTGTTCCTCGCGACGGGCACGCGCGTGTTCAACGGGGCACGGCTCGGAGCCCGCAGCGAAGTGCGCATCAACGCGGTCGTGCACCTGCGCACGACGCTCCCGCCGGAGACCACTGTGCCGATCGGGTGGGTGGCAGTGGGCGACCCGGTGCAGATCCTTCCGCCCGACCGCCACGAGGAGATCTGGGCCGCGCAGCGCGAGCTCGACTTCCCCGGCTACGTCTTCGGACTGGACCGCGACACCCCCGACCTCATGGTGCAGCTCACCGAGCGCTACGGTCGCAGCCTCGCCCGTCACGTGGACGACCGCCGCCTGGACTGA
- a CDS encoding VOC family protein, producing the protein MVADLRIEIFPDDLDGAVDFYTRVLGFSLVRDERHLEWAYVALELGRVRVGAARRPSVDAAPRRPPVGVELVLETDDLDAARRRIADEGWPVDDDVQAQPWGLRDFRVLDPSGYYWRLTEHPR; encoded by the coding sequence ATGGTGGCCGATCTTCGCATCGAGATCTTCCCCGACGACCTCGACGGGGCCGTCGACTTCTACACCCGTGTGCTCGGATTCTCCCTCGTGCGCGACGAGCGGCACCTCGAGTGGGCCTACGTCGCTCTGGAGCTCGGTCGCGTGCGCGTCGGGGCGGCAAGGCGCCCCTCGGTCGACGCCGCGCCGCGCCGCCCGCCGGTCGGCGTGGAACTCGTGCTCGAGACGGACGATCTGGATGCCGCCCGCCGGCGGATCGCCGACGAGGGCTGGCCCGTCGACGACGACGTGCAGGCGCAGCCGTGGGGCCTTCGCGATTTCCGCGTGCTGGATCCGAGCGGCTACTACTGGCGTCTGACCGAGCACCCGAGGTGA
- a CDS encoding DUF1214 domain-containing protein codes for MTLHVNVDDFARAETDRMFRDLQAQAGGVNRFVHNREPAAIDNQTVIRLNRDTLYSFAVVDLAAGATLTLPEHGDRYLSAMVVDQDHYVDAIFHDAGSYELASDTFGTRYVTVAVRTLVDPADPSDLAEVAAIQDAITLTAASSVEFAYPDYDVASLDETREALLVLARNLTAFDRTFGSKDEVDPVRHLIGTAAGWGGLPSSEASYIGVDPRLPVGRYELTVGDVPVDGFWSISVYNAEGFFEPNDRNMYTVNNITGVRNADGSTTVRFGDFPPGTPNAIPVAEGWNYLVRLYRPRAEVADGTWAFPTLDGAGTAS; via the coding sequence GTGACCCTTCACGTGAACGTCGATGACTTCGCCCGCGCCGAGACGGATCGGATGTTCCGCGATCTTCAAGCCCAAGCCGGCGGTGTCAACCGCTTCGTGCACAACCGCGAGCCCGCAGCGATCGACAACCAGACGGTGATCCGGTTGAACCGCGACACGCTGTACAGCTTCGCGGTGGTGGATCTCGCCGCCGGCGCAACGCTGACTCTTCCCGAGCACGGAGACCGCTACCTGTCGGCGATGGTGGTCGACCAGGACCACTATGTCGACGCGATCTTCCACGACGCGGGATCCTACGAGCTCGCGAGCGATACCTTCGGCACCCGATATGTCACCGTGGCGGTGCGGACGCTCGTCGACCCGGCCGATCCGAGCGACCTGGCCGAAGTCGCCGCCATCCAGGACGCGATCACCCTCACCGCGGCCTCGTCGGTCGAATTCGCGTACCCCGACTACGACGTCGCGTCGCTCGACGAGACCCGCGAGGCTCTGCTCGTCCTCGCCCGGAACCTGACCGCGTTCGATCGCACCTTCGGATCGAAGGACGAGGTCGACCCCGTCCGACACCTGATCGGCACCGCGGCCGGCTGGGGCGGTCTGCCGTCGAGCGAGGCGTCATACATCGGCGTGGACCCGCGCCTTCCCGTCGGCCGCTACGAGCTCACGGTCGGCGACGTCCCGGTCGACGGATTCTGGTCGATCTCGGTCTACAACGCCGAGGGCTTCTTCGAGCCGAACGACCGGAACATGTACACGGTCAACAACATCACGGGCGTTCGCAACGCGGACGGCTCCACCACCGTGCGGTTCGGGGACTTCCCGCCCGGTACCCCGAACGCCATCCCGGTGGCGGAGGGCTGGAACTACCTCGTGCGGCTGTACCGACCGCGCGCCGAGGTCGCCGACGGCACGTGGGCGTTCCCGACCCTCGACGGCGCAGGCACGGCATCCTGA